GCTGAGCAGCTGAGGGCCGCAGATATGCTGCTGACAGAAACTGTCGGTGCAGTTccctgcatttcttttctttttttctctctgcgcATGTCAGGGTTCGCTCTGGGCCCTCCTCAAAGGGTCCCACCTGGTCAGAACGAAGACGAGACGAACTCGGATAGAGCGGGGGGAAAGCTTGGAAGCGCGAAGAGGAATGAGGTCAGTAGGAGGAGAGAACTTCGTTGGGGAATGTCTGCAAACAGGAAGAGTTATGTAAATGGGCCCGCCATTAAGGccctcaaaaaaaaagagaggctAGAATGGGGCCAGGGGGCAGGAGAGCTATGTGAATggacttttctgtctttttttcttcaagatccaaacattttctaatgtttAAATAACATACTTTTGTCCCTCCAAGCTTTGATGTCTGCTATCAGGAGTattaaagtatatattttttaaaaaaataaaaagtccttACAGGTATCAAATAGAGCTTTGTAGTTCAAACCGGAAAGAGAAGAGCAACATCAGAGCAGTGTCAgcattttacagaaaatcagTAGCTTTCATCCAGTCATTGCAGGAATGAAagtctgattgattgatttatttttcctttgttctGGTTTTCCTCAAGTCCAGATGTCAATATGGGCAAGACAAACATGTCCTGGTCAAAAGTTTTATGTCCTTTGGAATGAAACACAAGTGAAAGGCTGAGGACTTCAAATCTAGTCATCCTCCACTACCGCCATTTtagatagataagataagataaatctttattgtcattgtcacaagaacaacaaaattcaaaaggtgccatcagtcggtgcacatgcccaaaaacaaaaaaataactgtctcacaattcacacacaacgcaagaatcaacaaactggcaaaaaaataaataaataaataaatagatagaGCTTGCGTCGTCATGATCTGACCTATATTCTTAAAGACTACAAAATCATGCAAGTTGTTGAGCCTTAAATGACTTAACACAGTCATTTGTCCTTGATTGAAATATCACTCCAGTTAGCAAGTCATGATAGATTTAAGGTTAGTCTACGGCAGAAGTCtgcagtcagaggcctcttcaatGTCACTGCAGCACCAACTGCTGTCGGAGATCCTTCCAGCCCACAGCGACTCTGTAAAGATACTTGGATACGAGTTGCATTTAGTTTGGCTTTTGATTAATAAAGTATGTTTGAACTGAACCTACTATGGGAAATGAAAGTGTGTGAATATTGCCCTCTTGTGGTGGAAGGTAAATTCTGCTTAAACCAGCAGTGTTAATTTTGACTTAAATAGTTCGTTTTGATCGGAATTTAGTCATCAGAATTGGTTTCGTTTTAGTAAATGATCAGAAAATTTCCAGTCAGCTAAATCTACAGCCATTTTCATccacaaaatatgcaaatgtaaatactttttcaacaaTTGACTTGAATTAACAAAAtgaatcatgttttttaaatcaattatgGAATAATGTTATTGTTTGAATATGCAGTACATACAAAACagatgcaacttttttttttctaattaaatatcCATTTTTCTGACCTTGCTTTCAAGGTCAGAAAAATGAAGATTCAGCAACATATTACTTTTTAGCTGCTTATTGATCTAGTGGTGAAGACAGGTCATTctgcaacaataacaataaagagacaaaacacGAACTTTAAAACCATTTGGTTACTGAAGGCATTCCTTATCACTCTCAAAAAAGATTTCTACAGGATGACAAGACAAGGAAACCAACTACCACCACATATTCTGTGCTTATCTCTTTATAGCTTTGTTTAGTTGAgggcaggaaaaaaataagaaacctGATAACCTGATCCTGTTCACTTAAAGAGTTTAACTAGACACTATGTAGCAAATACTTGGGTAAGACACCAAATAACTCAAGACTGGACACATATCTTGTTTTACTCATCAGGAAGAGGGGACTAGGTTTGGAAGAGTGGGTGGCCATTGTGGAGGATATTTAGGAAATACAGAAGCTTGGATATGACTTACAAGAAAgtttttggtcttcatgtttCGTGCTACAGTTGCAATATGGTGAGATTAGCCTAAACACATCGGCTACAACTCTGACTAGACTTTGAATCATGAATCCTGTTACAATCAGGTTGAAGATGCAGCGTTCCACAGTTTGCCAAGTTCTATTTCAGTCTATCCTGAAATTAAACAACACTGACCGGCGTCGAGAGCCATCTTCTGCTCGTTTTAAGATGTGCATCTTTGATTCCCTCAACTTCTTCCGACAAACAAACGTTTCgtattgtcctgctggaaataGTCGTCAGAAAACGTAGTCTGTGTTCAAAAAGGTCAGCAACATACACATCAGAAACATCTCCCCAGAACCAAAGTATGAATGTCTGAGTTTGaccacaaaaacagaatataaaaagGTGCAATGACTTTCAGATTTGtacaaacataattaaaacacaTATCAGTGGCAGGCTTTTGAACTTtattggcatgtttttttttttttgcaagagctgtcattttatttccagtaaTAGTAAATGCATACCGACTGCTTGAGATGATTTTCTGAGTCTCGCCTCAGAGAAATAACACCCCTTACTTACCATATTTACAAAGACAAACATGGATTTGTAGATTAATTCTAATGTTACCCAGCCAAACTAGTTCAGGTGGGTAAATCATGCAGTAGAGctctaatttactgaaaaacCTTGATATTGTTGAATGAGGCTGGATTAAGATATGATCAGtaaatttttgaaaacaaaaattaaaaaaaaaaagaaaaggtttggcaATTCTCAAGCTGTCACAGTTCAGGTTAAAAGCAATGAAACAAGacacataaatattatttttgacaaataaaaagtgcaaaagGGAGATTATCCTTTTGGGATGATTAAGaattccagttttaaaaaaaacaacaaaaacttggaTGGCTAAGATGCAATGTACTTTTTCTACCCCCACATCAAGTTAAGCAGATTCACAAATCTTCTTGAACATCAGAACTTCAAAGTGCAAATATTATAAAATGGCATAAGCTCGTATATACacgtttcatttcatttaatgacagaaaaaaaaaaaaatctaaactttattCTCTTCTAAGGCGCCAGTCAAACACGACCGTACGCCAACCCTCGACTTCATCGCCGTCACGCTCGTGGGTCACCTCAACACCTGCTGCTGTTCTTTTATTAAACGAAGCCGCGCCTCGTCTCCACTCAAAACAGGAAAGACGACGTTATAAACACCCAAACCGAATCTAGAAGCGAGATCCGTCTGCGTCACGCAGAACAAGTCTGCTCGGCGTTTCTTCGCGACGTTCTCCTTCTTTTAAGCGGACCGGCCTGCGGCGGTTAAACGAACCGACTAAATCTACTTCGACGACGCACAACCTTACAGCCACGATAGCTAAAATTCATTACAGCTAAATTGCATAAGACTCTTGCACTCCAAAGAGCGTTTTCGAAACAATACCAAAGGgcgtgggggaaaaaaaaaaagcactgtgTGTGAACACGCTTCCCCATCCACACCAGAACGAGGGGTCGCAGCTGACCTGATGAGACCTTGTGCAGTTTCAAACACTGTTTTATCCAAAAATATACATCATTGATTAGCTCTTTTTAGCTTGCTTGTTCTCAAGAACAAAAGTATGGATGAGTTCGGAGACAAAAAGAGTGTTTTGAAGCGTTAAGAGTTGAGATTAACTTGGCGTATGCTGTGAAATCATCCAGTACTAAAGCTTTAGAACCTGAATCTACTTTAAAGTGAAGAAGTCTTAAAAGGTTTGAAAACTGCAGCCCTGTTTATCCAAATGGAGTTTTGTTCTCGTTTCAGATGGTGCATTCCGGGCTCCACAACTCTGGATTGGTTTTACTATAAAACAATGCTACATCACAGTTAAAGTAAGACTAGTTCAGACTGTTCGATACCCACCTTTTCTGTGGACAACAGAGATACGCTTCCGAGGACAATAGGAACTCCTGTTAACACTGAATATGCAAAACTAAATTGACAGATTAAATTCGTTTGAATGAATTCCTTAATTTTTGCTAGATTGTTTTCCCCCCATTGTGCTTTGTGAAACACGACGAATAAGCCCGACGAAAGCAACAAAGGCAGATTTGGGGGAGAGAATGAAAAttcatcttgttttttgtttttggctcagTTCAGAAGCGCAGACTTTCTTTAGAGTGGGTCGAATTGTTCTAGAAAAGATGGATTAAACTGGTAATACTTTCTCCATTCCTTCCCCGCTTCCTCTCGTCGCTGCCGGGCTCCTCTGTCAGGTCATGCGAGGGCAAGGGAAGGAACTGCGCTGGAAAGGAATGCTGGCGGCGTGGAAACCTGGAGCAAGAGAGCACCACTAACACATCAGTGCTGTAGTTTGTCTTTTAATCCAGCAGAGAGTGCACTTTAGTCAAACAAAAGTGGCAGATTTGCTTTTCCTTCTCAAGGCTTACTTTCAGTATAGGAAGAAGAGGCGTGTTCGGTGCGACGTGGCCATGTTTTCTGACATGTTGCGTACTTTCAGGTAGTTCACAAATCCTCTGAAGAACAGCAGGAGGCCTGAATAGAGAGAATtagttaggttttttttactcCCCCCCCATCTGCTTTGTCATTGTTACCCTAGACTGAGACGATGAAAATACTGACCTAGCAACAGGAAGATCCACCAGAGCCAGTACTGGCCGTTAAAGTAGCCAGTGAAGTAGTCTGAGAACTGTACAAACCGAGAAAAGCTCAAAACACATTCAACAACTTcaaaaaaatgaatcaataaaaacttattttgagTTTAACATACCCTGACGATGAGGATCCATTTAATGAGCGAGAGGCCGAAGCCGCAGATGGCGCCGTAGCGTCCAGCGATGGTATTGGTCAGACAGAACGACAGACAGAAGCCAATCCAGTTGAAGAGAAAGGCCACTGGAGGCATAAACACACCATTGGTGCTCTGTTGTAGCAAAGAGTTTacggttttttttctgttttgttttgtttgttcgttTCCATGGAAAACTCACTGAAAAAGGCCAACATGAAGATCCCGTCATTCCCGACTCGGAGCTGATCAGCATCGCTGAAGTCATCTCTCGGGGGGAAGTCATCGTCCttttggaaacaaacaaaataaaaaaataaataaataaagttcaggCACACGGGAGAGAAAATTTGACACAGAAAGTGCCCCcgctaaaaaaatgtaaagaaatcaaTAGATGCATTGCAAAACATGTTTGCCCTTCTTCGCTCTCTTTGACCCCATCTCAGTCTGCCAACACTCCACAAAGTGCGTCTGTCAGGGATATGGTGTTTAATTTGATATTATTTAGTTCTTAAAATAATATCTTGTATGACAGAGTGTTAGGGCCATGCTAAAAACAATTaagtaaaattacaagaatagtGTCATAAAATGACACCAATAAAGTCACAGTCGTATCAAAGTcacaaaattatgagaaaaaaggtCAATATTACAAGACTTAGTATGTAGTATAACCCTAATACTATCCTGAACTTCgtaagaacaacaacaacaacaacaaaagtcttgtttgcagtttgtcttAGTTCGAGGAATGTTTCTCTCAAATATCTTGAAAGCAAACAGTGACTAGAAGGTCTGTGTGTGGCTTGTTACCCGGGGCAACACCTCCACGGCGGAGGCAGCCAGGGCGGCTGCTTTAGCCTTCTCTGCTTCATCATAGGTTGGTAGTGACGTGGCGACACTGTAGGGTGGAGGAACAGGGAAGTCGCCTTGGAAGCTGGATTCTGTGAAAACAGCAGATGACGAGAAGCCTGggttaataaaaacagaggGAACCACGTGCAGAGCCTGAAACCACGCTAAAGTGCTGAGGCGGTGGAAGAAATTGGCGTGACTCAACGGTCAGAACACTGCAAAAGATTAAACCCTCTGTAAGCTGAAAACACGCAACCTGGGAAGACATTTAGAGCAGCACTAAGGTAGAATGGAAAAGCGGTACCAGGTGCCGCGGCGGTCGCCCCCAGGTCGATGGAGGCGTAGGGAGGCGGGGGCGCGTCAGCCTCCCCCGCTGATGGGGCCTGAGCCTCCCTCTGGTCCGGGCCGGACGCGTCGGCTCTGGCTGACGCAGAGGTGCAGGGCTGCTGCTCTACGCTGGAAGTCTCTGAAGAATCTTCCTCATTGTGCAACTGCAAAAGAAGACGAGGTTTTAGAGTCGTAGGCGCGAGTCCATCATCTGTTcatctgcagctgctccagggGGCGACCCTCGCTCGTCGCCGGGATGCTTGGTGGACTTAGCAATGCAGCACCATTTAGTATTTTAGCAACAACATGGGACTGTTTAACTCATCAGCAGCCGCCTGGAGGCAACAATTTGGTTTTTACATTACAGAGCTGAATCAGGTTATTGTTCTGGACTTTGGTTCTTATAAACACTCTGATCCTAACATCCTGTTACAGACTTGCAGCTGCGGTTGggatcatgtttttttttctttttattatttattttaaaattatatcatGATTCTATTAACTCCGTGTATTCTACTAAGCTGCAAGTGGCCTTGTCTGTGGCTTCAAAACAAACCCCAATCAGTGGCGTTTGAAATTTTAACTTTGATGGccaaaacatgcaaatttaaACTCCAGGCGGGccacaaaatgtattaaaataaaattgcaaatatttgtCCACTGTGGGGGGTTTTTCAGTTTGACCCgctcaacaataaacaatttttaaaaattaaaatcagtatATCATAACTGTCAGATCCAATAAACAAAAAGTGTGTcacactgttttatttaaaaaatatatatacatttttttttttaaattgggcGGAATcaattgttttctgctttgttggAAAACTGACTTGTACAGGGGCCGAACAAGATCATGTCAAAGTCCACAAATGGCCCAcgggccacactttgaacacccttGGTCTAGATATTCTGTTTTCAGccacttacatttatttttcttttgattaatGACATTACAGAGAAATACACTGTACTTCCTTTTAACACAATCAAGACTAACGGTCTGTTTAACtcaaaaactcattttaaaatatgaaataaaagctttgtttacatttttaacatgacTTTGCACATGTTTAGGCaagatttctttttccaaaaataaaaaaataaattagtacaAGAAAAATGCTGTTTCACATTTGTCCGGAACAGAATGTTCGTCCCCAGCAATGCAGGTACGACGGAAACTGAACCGCATGAAGCTAATCAGTGAACGAAGCTTGCTTCTGCATCCAAGAGTCGTCTGCTGACTTGAGtctattaattttttgtcagaGGCGAGAGCCAAACGCCTTCTGAAATTACAGAGAGGCGTCCGGGGTGTTATGAGAATCTGGAAAGTCAACAACCAGGAGGGAGATTACCAAACTACTCAAGGGGGGAAAAGGTTTCTGCGTCTAACAGTCGGCAAACCTTTTGACGAATCACCTCATTTTGCTTTCCAGCTGCTCCACAAAAGAGGCTAAAGATTATCATTGCCGCTGGTCGACTCGCATCTGGCTCTGAGGACGGCGCTGACGTCATTTCAAGCCGCagataatcgcaaaataaactgCTGATATAAACCAAAGATTAACTAGAAAGGCGCTCAGGGAGCAGAGTCCTGAGCCAAGGTCGGTGCCCTCTCCGCCGCCCGCGTCTCGCTTCCTCCGTCGCCAGTGAATCACGCTGACACACACCTCCACCTCTTGCTGTCGCCACTCCGGAAAAACGAAAGCGGCCGAACCGGTCCGGCCTGTCAAGTCTTCAAATTCCTACGTCGAGTGAAACCTCAGAGTTCTGGGAACTCTTTAAGTTGTCACTTTAAGTGCTGAAGTTTCAACCAGAATCTTGATGGCGTGACAGGAAAAACGATTAAAGAGGTGAATTCTCCATTTTGAAGTCTTTCCACAAAGTAACGAACGGCAAGCTTGTGGTTTACCACCTCTGCATATTGGGGAAGCACCATTTTTATCACAGCTGTGACTAATATccaagcagctttttaaaaaaaatgcagtcacgttgaaaaaaaaagacaaaaaaaaaagaactctcAGGATTTACTTCTTCCGTGAGTAAATAcgtagaaatatttattttcagacataATTCCATTAATCGGCGAGTGAATGATCGGCCAACGTCTGGCTGGGAATCAAGGACAAAGCCTTATGTTGGGACGAGGGGGCGGGGGGTTACATAAGATATTAAACAGCATAGCCACAAGCCTCCTCGTGTGTCTAAATCCAACTGAAACCGAACAAAGACTTAACAGGAGGGACGGGATGTGGTGAGGAGTACAACTGAACCCCAACAAAACACAATCCGACGAGCGTTTTTGTTGCGTTATTCCTGGAATACGAGAGGCTGTTGCAACCCCCTGTCTTTGTTTGGTCATGAAACGTTAGAGCGCGTCCTCGCGTCAGGGGTCACACCGGAATCTGCAAGGATTATCAGTCCAAACACCCACATGCACGACTGCAGGTATCCGGACACGAAAACAAAACGTCTCCGTTTGACATTTGAAATCGTCTCTGAGGGCTTATTTCACTGCTTAAAGAGAATGTGGGCATTTAGTTTCAACTCCAATAATAAGTCCAGAATTATTTTCTATACACGTCCACCTCTGTGGAAGAGTATAGATATAGATGATATCCACTATAAAGATAGTTAATATCAAGTGCATTTTCTGCATAGTAGCTTTTGTAGCTTTGTTTCCATTCTTATTTGCAAACTCCAAAAGAGATTTGATTAAGTTGCTACATCTTATGAATATATTCAGCAACAACTTGAACTTGTTGCAATTTACTTCCACTAAAAG
This genomic window from Xiphophorus couchianus chromosome 24, X_couchianus-1.0, whole genome shotgun sequence contains:
- the ndfip2 gene encoding NEDD4 family-interacting protein 2, whose translation is MDPASRYQVLHNEEDSSETSSVEQQPCTSASARADASGPDQREAQAPSAGEADAPPPPYASIDLGATAAAPESSFQGDFPVPPPYSVATSLPTYDEAEKAKAAALAASAVEVLPRDDDFPPRDDFSDADQLRVGNDGIFMLAFFMAFLFNWIGFCLSFCLTNTIAGRYGAICGFGLSLIKWILIVRFSDYFTGYFNGQYWLWWIFLLLGLLLFFRGFVNYLKVRNMSENMATSHRTRLFFLY